One genomic window of Anticarsia gemmatalis isolate Benzon Research Colony breed Stoneville strain chromosome 23, ilAntGemm2 primary, whole genome shotgun sequence includes the following:
- the LOC142983007 gene encoding juvenile hormone epoxide hydrolase-like — protein sequence MFSLKVFVICCSALSVISYEINYSELENVLWRDDCPEDDSIRPFEIRFTTEQVEELRYLLNNSRELTPPLEGTGFQYGFNTDTFNGWAYHWAHHYDFEARAAMFNAVPNYKTTIQGLDIQFLWAKPKVDCDCEVLPLIMLHSFPDSINTFLKTLPYLTEGCKNGFALEVVVPSLPGSGFSDGATKPGLGSKEAAVIMKLLMNRLGYKKFYVQGSDCTHIGDMMAVLYPEAVLGLHTNDAISYSPLSIAAWIAGGFSDTSLVVADELKDRLYPMSDYLKALMTELGYLHMIATKPDTLGVAMSTSPAALLSFIIQVGSWQTRNNYVNKFDGGLTEVFTRDEVLDDVTICWMTNSFTTAARLYADTFNTKTLEEGLYAIRTSVPVWSVHTKYDMAYMSPVQLRMRHPHLINAEVFNDYGHYLPCEKPEVFANSVLNAITAFRLWHEESRCDL from the exons ATGTTCTCTCTTAAAGTATTCGTGATCTGTTGCTCAGCTTTGAGTGTGATCTCATATGAGATCAACTATTCAGAGCTGGAGAATGTTCTCTGGAGAGACGACTGCCCAGAAGACGACTCGATCAGACCTTTCGAAATCCGGTTCACGACGGAA CAAGTTGAGGAACTAAGATACTTGCTCAACAACAGCCGCGAGCTGACTCCTCCTTTGGAAGGAACCGGCTTCCAGTACGGCTTCAACACCGATACGTTCAACGGGTGGGCTTACCACTGGGCGCATCACTACGACTTCGAGGCGAGAGCGGCCATGTTCAATGCTGTCCCCAACTACAAGACCACCATTCAGGGACTTGACATTCAATTTTTGTGGGCTAAACCCAAG GTTGATTGTGACTGTGAGGTTCTTCCACTGATCATGCTTCACAGTTTCCCTGACAGCATCAACACTTTCCTGAAGACTCTGCCTTATCTCACTGAGGGCTGCAAGAACGGATTCGCTCTTGAAGTCGTCGTCCCAAGTCTACCTGGCTCCGGATTTTCTGAT GGTGCAACTAAACCAGGTCTTGGATCAAAGGAGGCAGCAGTTATCATGAAGCTGCTGATGAACCGTCTCGGGTATAAGAAGTTCTACGTTCAAGGCAGCGACTGCACTCACATCGGTGACATGATGGCTGTTCTGTACCCTGAG GCTGTCCTCGGTCTTCACACCAACGATGCCATAAGTTACAGTCCTCTGTCCATCGCCGCATGGATCGCTGGTGGATTCTCTGACACTTCACTGGTAGTAGCTGATGAACTGAAAGACCGTCTCTACCCCATGTCTGACTACTTGAAGGCACTTATGACTGAACTCGGATACCTGCATATGATTGCCACCAAGCCTGATACCCTAG GTGTGGCGATGTCAACCAGCCCCGCTGCTCTCCTGAGTTTCATCATTCAAGTAGGTTCCTGGCAGACCCGTAACAACTACGTCAACAAGTTCGATGGAGGCCTGACTGAGGTCTTCACCCGTGATGAAGTCCTCGATGACGTCACCATCTGCTGGATGACCAACTCTTTCACCACTGCTGCTAGACTTTACGCCGACACTTTCAATACTAAGACTCTTGAAGAAGGACTTTATGC GATACGTACATCGGTCCCAGTTTGGAGTGTCCACACCAAATACGACATGGCTTACATGTCTCCCGTCCAGCTACGCATGAGACACCCTCACCTCATCAACGCTGAGGTCTTCAATGACTACGGTCACTATCTGCCCTGCGAGAAGCCCGAGGTTTTCGCCAACAGCGTCCTTAACGCCATCACTGCCTTCAGGCTGTGGCACGAGGAGAGCAGATGCGATCTGTGA
- the LOC142983153 gene encoding juvenile hormone epoxide hydrolase-like: MNELVLLVVFLCVLVEDVVMFKSDPVLPHLDDVWWGPNELKMHNDTSIRPFRIHFHHDMIQDLRYRLLNHRPFTPPLEGVGFDYGFNTDYLHSWVDYWANHYNFREREHHLNQFPQFLTNIQGLDIHFLWVKPRVPPHVKVVPLLFLHGFPGSVVELFKAIRLLTTYSEDRDFAIEVIAPSLPGYAFSDAAIRPGLGASEMGVVFKNLMHRLGFDKFYIQGGDWGSYIGMSMATIYPKEILGYHTNLATAITLSAFGQYLIGAIHPPLVMSTAVMDRVYPITKYFVWLMTELGYMHIQSNKPDTVGVAMADSPAGLLAYIFQLFSSASRRKYVYRADGGLDDLYTRDELLDNLMMYWVTNSFTTACRIYAETENIRNLYLGIMGHPTPVPTWAIWAKDEITYLSNSMLKTKYTNLIHSTVLQGQGHFLAFEAPDILVKDVFKAIDAFRKWHKKH; encoded by the exons atgaatgaattagtattgttagtagtttttttatgtgtgttaGTGGAAGATGTAGTGATGTTCAAGTCTGATCCTGTGTTACCTCATTTAGACGATGTCTGGTGGGGTCCTAATGAATTAAAGATGCACAATGATACGAGTATTAGACCTTTTAGAATTCATTTTCATCACGAT ATGATCCAAGACCTAAGGTACCGTCTTCTAAACCACCGCCCGTTCACCCCTCCACTGGAAGGTGTGGGGTTTGATTACGGGTTCAACACCGACTACTTGCACAGCTGGGTGGACTACTGGGCCAATCACTACAACTTCAGGGAACGAGAACACCACTTGAACCAGTTTCCCCAGTTCTTGACTAATATACAGGGATTGGATATTCATTTCTTATGGGTTAAGCCACGT GTTCCTCCTCACGTGAAGGTAGTTCCACTTTTATTTCTTCACGGCTTCCCAGGATCCGTAGTGGAATTGTTCAAAGCTATACGGCTTCTCACTACTTACTCAGAAGATAGAGACTTTGCTATAGAAGTCATTGCTCCGAGTCTACCTGGATATGCGTTTTCTGAT gcTGCCATTCGCCCAGGCTTAGGTGCTTCAGAAATGGGAGTGGTGTTCAAGAACTTGATGCACAGACTTGGTTTCGATAAGTTCTACATCCAGGGCGGAGACTGGGGCTCTTATATCGGAATGAGCATGGCTACTATATATCCTAAG gAAATACTCGGATACCACACAAACCTAGCAACAGCTATAACGCTATCAGCATTTGGTCAATACCTCATAGGAGCTATACACCCGCCCCTGGTCATGAGCACAGCTGTCATGGACAGGGTATACCCCATCACCAAGTACTTCGTCTGGCTTATGACTGAGCTTGGGTATATGCATATACAATCTAACAAGCCGGATACTGTGG GAGTAGCCATGGCAGATTCTCCAGCAGGTCTCCTCGCCTACATTTTCCAATTATTCTCAAGTGCCAGTCGAAGGAAGTACGTGTACAGAGCTGACGGAGGCCTGGACGATCTGTACACCAGGGACGAACTCCTGGACAACCTCATGATGTACTGGGTCACGAACTCCTTCACCACGGCATGTAGGATCTATGCCGAGACGGAGAATATAAGGAATCTTTATTTGGGCATTATGGG ACACCCCACTCCAGTACCAACATGGGCGATCTGGGCTAAAGACGAGATCACCTACCTTTCGAACTCTATGCTGAAGACCAAGTACACGAACCTGATCCACTCCACCGTCCTCCAAGGTCAAGGGCACTTCCTCGCCTTCGAAGCGCCGGATATTTTAGTCAAAGATGTGTTTAAAGCAATAGATGCTTTTAGAAAGTGGCATAAGAAgcattag
- the LOC142983158 gene encoding juvenile hormone epoxide hydrolase-like → MNSLRVLIVCCLVLGAFGSSLYKEEDENPIWTKNACTHNSARRVTFSYDPVAIEDLKQRINSTRKPTPPLQGINFEYGYNTDNLDRWLSHWANDYDFDARAALVDEFDHYITCVQGLNIHYVKVTPKVEGKCKVVPVLLIHGFPDTFLTYLPSAPYLTRGCVDGVALELIIPSVPGFGLSGGATKPGFSNVEVARVLKNLMNQLGYEKFYVQSGDCVHLGSTMATKFPEAVLGLHTNYAFTYNPLAFAAWVAGDIDNSLVVNSRLADRMFPLWDHLKYFITESGYLHMAATKPDTLGLMVNSSPAGLVALCVNVASYGHRHGYVHKHNGGLEDTFPLDLLLDHINVYWMTGSMTTALRLFAETFNTNNYNEGSFKESTNVPTYVMQAKHEVLYQSPLQLKIKYPNLLKTEVLDDYGHFVAVEQPELFAESVINAIVEFEEWHQNNGQRCEL, encoded by the exons ATGAATTCTCTAAGAGTTCTGATTGTCTGCTGCTTGGTGTTGGGCGCCTTCGGGTCAAGCCTATACAAGGAAGAAGATGAAAACCCCATCTGGACCAAAAATGCTTGCACGCATAACAGTGCAAGACGAGTGACTTTCTCTTATGATCCCGTG GCTATAGAAGACTTGAAACAACGCATCAACAGCACCCGCAAGCCGACTCCTCCACTCCAAGGTATAAACTTCGAATATGGATACAATACAGACAACTTGGACAGATGGTTGAGCCACTGGGCAAATGATTACGACTTCGATGCCCGTGCCGCTCTGGTCGACGAGTTCGATCATTACATCACCTGCGTCCAGGGTTTGAACATCCACTACGTAAAAGTCACACCCAAG GTTGAAGGCAAATGCAAGGTGGTACCAGTTCTCCTGATCCACGGTTTCCCTGACACGTTCCTGACCTATTTGCCGTCAGCTCCATACCTCACCCGCGGCTGCGTCGACGGAGTAGCCCTCGAGCTGATCATTCCCAGCGTGCCTGGCTTCGGTTTGTCTGGA GGAGCAACAAAGCCCGGTTTCAGTAATGTTGAAGTAGCAAGAGTCTTGAAGAACTTGATGAACCAACTCGGCTACGAGAAGTTCTACGTGCAATCTGGAGACTGTGTCCACCTCGGTTCCACAATGGCGACTAAGTTCCCTGAG GCTGTTCTCGGCTTACACACCAACTACGCATTCACTTATAACCCGCTAGCGTTCGCCGCCTGGGTAGCCGGAGATATTGACAACTCCTTGGTAGTTAACTCCAGACTTGCAGACCGCATGTTCCCATTGTGGGACCATCTCAAGTACTTCATCACTGAATCTGGATACTTGCACATGGCTGCCACCAAGCCCGACACCCTCG GTTTGATGGTGAACTCATCTCCCGCTGGCCTCGTGGCGTTGTGCGTGAACGTCGCGTCGTACGGACATCGTCATGGCTACGTCCACAAGCACAACGGTGGTCTCGAAGACACCTTCCCCCTGGACCTCCTCCTGGACCACATCAACGTATACTGGATGACCGGCAGCATGACCACCGCTCTCAGGCTGTTCGCTGAGACATTCAACACCAACAATTACAACGAAGGATCCTTCAA GGAATCAACGAACGTACCGACATACGTGATGCAGGCTAAACACGAGGTGTTGTACCAGTCTCCTCTGCAACTGAAGATCAAGTACCCCAACCTGCTGAAGACTGAAGTATTGGACGACTACGGTCACTTCGTGGCGGTGGAACAGCCTGAGCTGTTCGCTGAGAGCGTCATCAATGCCATCGTTGAGTTCGAGGAATGGCATCAGAACAATGGACAACGTTGTGAACTGTAA